A genome region from Macaca nemestrina isolate mMacNem1 chromosome 15, mMacNem.hap1, whole genome shotgun sequence includes the following:
- the LOC105481590 gene encoding GDNF family receptor alpha-4, translated as MVCCLGLVLLLLLLGSVSSAGGNRCVDAAEACTADAQCQRLRSEYVAQCLSRAAQGGCPRARCRRALRRFFARGPPALTHALLFCPCAGSACAERRRQTFVPSCAFSGPGPAPPSCLEPLNFCERSRVCRPRLLAFQASCTPAPSAPDGCLRDQRARCLRAYAGLVGTAVTPNYVDNVSARVAPWCDCGASGNRREDCEAFRGLFTRNRCLDVAIQAFARGWPPVLLDQLNPQGDPEHSLLQVSSAVRALEGRSLLSILPVLALPALL; from the exons ATGGTCTGCTGCCTGGGgctcgtgctgctgctgctgttactgG GGTCGGTGAGCTCGGCCGGAGGGAACCGATGTGTGGACGCGGCCGAAGCCTGCACGGCGGACGCGCAGTGCCAGCGGCTGCGCTCGGAGTACGTGGCGCAGTGCCTGAGCCGGGCTGCGCAGGGGGGCTGTCCCCGCGCCCGCTGCCGCCGCGCCCTGCGCCGCTTCTTCGCCCGCGGGCCGCCCGCGCTCACCCACGCACTGCTCTTCTGCCCGTGCGCGGGCTCCGCGTGCGCCGAGCGCCGGCGACAGACCTTCGTGCCCTCCTGCGCCTTTTCGGGACCCGGCCCAGCGCCGCCCTCCTGCCTTGAGCCCTTGAACTTCTGCGAGCGCAGCCGGGTCTGCAG GCCGCGCCTCCTGGCCTTTCAGGCCTCATGCACTCCCGCGCCCAGCGCCCCCGACGGCTGCCTGCGGGACCAGCGCGCCCGCTGCCTGCGCGCCTACGCGGGCCTCGTGG GCACCGCCGTCACCCCCAACTACGTGGACAACGTGAGCGCGCGCGTGGCGCCCTGGTGCGACTGCGGAGCCAGCGGGAACCGGCGTGAGGACTGCGAAGCCTTCCGCGGGCTCTTTACAAGGAACCGCTGCTTGG ATGTTGCCATTCAGGCCTTTGCCAGAGGGTGGCCCCCGGTCCTGCTGGACCAGCTGAACCCCCAGGGGGACCCGGAGCACAGCCTCCTGCAG GTGTCCTCCGCAGTCAGGGCCCTGGAGGGACGCTCTCTGCTCTCCATACTTCCTGTCCTGGCTCTCCCGGCCCTGCTCTGA